In the bacterium genome, TGAGTCTGGAAATGATCGGCCGCGGGGCCATTGATATATCAGGGTATCCAGATTGCTATGCAATTACGAAAAGCAAGATAGCCGTAAGTAACGATGGGGGTATGTCCTGGCGCAGCGTTGTCGAGGCACCTCAGACGCTGGATGCTCAAGGTATTATCCTCACTGACGAGGGGGCAGTATATCTGCATTACCAGGAGAGAGATTCACGGCGGTGGAATTTGCTGAAAAGTACGGATGCCGGTGCGCACTGGGATTCAATTGATGTGATTCAGTACGGTATGATGATCGCTAATATCAATCAATCAGGTAGCAGTTACGGATTGGGCTCCTTGGGGAATAAGTTTTTTATATCATCGACGGACGAATGGAGATCCTACTCAGTTGAGGGTGAGCTTTATGGTTATGCTGGTTACGGAATCTATTCAAATGACTATGACGTCGCATGGGTAACAACTCAATTCTCCATCCTCAAAACCACCAACGGCGGCATCAACTGGACGAACGTCACACCGTCCTTGCCACAATCCCCTCGCATCATTTCAACATGGCCACAGCCGGTGTCGCAAGGTGGAATGATGAATACCGAGCTCGAACTCACCCGGCCGGGACCCGTCCGCATCGAACTCTACGACCTTCTCGGGCGCAGAAGGGCGGTAGTGTTGGATGCCGAGGTCACTGCCACCCGGCGAACTGTGCAGTGGTCCACCATCGGACTCGAGCGCGGGGTGTGCGTGCTGAGGTTGGTGACGGGGAGCGGCGTTGCAAACACTAAGGTAATGGTGAAATGAGACTCCAAACTGCAATAACGTCCCTGGTGCTTCTCCTGGCAAGCATCCCCGCTGCCGCTCAGCCCCTGAGCGTTTCGATAGAATCCATCGATGCCTCACGGCTCCCACGTTTGAAGATGGCAACAGCTGTGCGGTGGAACGGTGCGCAGCTGCTGTCGACACAGGGCAGACTCAGGCTGTATGCCTCCGATGGCACGTTCGTCATGGAGAAACCAGTCACGGTACACGCTGACGGAAGCATCTCCGAGAGCCTGGATATTTCGGCAGTGCTGCCGGGGAGCTACACGGCTGTCATCTCCAACGGTGATCGTATATATGTAAAGCATCTGATGCGCCTGTGAATTGACATTTGATGCACAATATTTCTGAACAAATTCTGGGAGATTTGTTCCGGAAATTCTGAACAAACGACAGGACGGTAGACGATTTGCAGCCCAATGGCACTTCATATTGCACAGTGCAATGTATTTTGTTTATATTGCCGTGCAGGCAATAACAAAGAAATATGATGCACAAATGAGCAGACGGATCGGAAAAATGGAGGCGCAGCTCTTCGCGTACGCGCAACTGAGAAATCTGCTTGTGCTGCGGAGCGGGGATCTGCTCGAACCACTCGGACTCACAATGAAGCAGGAAAGGGAGTTGCTGGACAGGCTTAACCGGGCAGGGATGATCGCCCAGGTGCAGCGCGGACTGTACCTTCTGCCGGAGCGGTTGCCGCTGGGAGGCAAGTGGAGTCCTGATGAAGCCCAGGTATTGCATGCGCTGATCACCGGGCAGCAAGGGACGTATCAGGTAAGCGGTCAGGCAGCCTTCAACTTCTACGGCTTTGACGATCAGATACCGAACCGGATCGATGTATACAACGACAGGCTCTCTGGGACGAAGCGTGTTGCCGCGGTCGCTCTGTCGCTGATCAAAGTCGCACCGGAGCGGCTGGGTTCCACCACTTCAGTCGTATCGAGCAGTGGGAAAGAACTCGTGTACTCATCGCGGGTGAGGACGCTGGTGGATGCCGTGTACGATTGGTCCCGCTTCGGCAGCCTCCCGCGAGGGTACGACTGGATTCGCCGGGAAATCTCCGCTGGGAGATGCAATCCGATGAAACTCGCGGAATGCGCCGTGGCATTCGGGGATGTAGGGACTCGCCGCAGGATCGGTTATCTCATGGAAAAGGAGGGATATGAGAACGAGGCAGTTGAACCTCTTCGAGAGGCGCTCACGGCAACGAGCAGCACCATTCCGTGGATACCCGGTCGTCCGAAACGCGGAAGCACGCACCGGCAATGGGGAATCATCGATAACAGCATATAGGGGGGTGCGATGCTGACATTCCACGAGGATACGGCCCTGTTCAGGGAGGCGATCCGTTACACAGCAGCCAGCACCGGCTTCGGAGCACGGCTGATCGAAAAGGACTATTACTGCAGCGTTCTTCTGCACGCGCTCGCGGTGAACACTGATCTCCCCTGGTGTTCAAAGGTGGTACCTGTCTTGCGAAAGTCCATGCGGGATTTTACAGGATGAGCGAGGACATGGATTTCCTCATTCCCGTGGAGATCGATGCGAAGCGCTCAATCAAACGAGAGATGATTGCGCCCGTGAAGGATGCCTTCGAGCGGCAGCGTACTGACAACTCATGCTTTGATATCGTTCAGCCCCTCGAGGGTGCGAATCAGTCCTCGCAGTATCTCGGCGCGGTCGGGTATTCCTCCGCGATCAGCAACGTGGTGGAAACGGTCAAGCTCGAGATCAGCATGCGCGAACCGCTGTACGAACCGATCCATCACGGCGCCGCACATACGCTGCTCCGACATCCCGGCACCGACGCGGAAGCGGTGAAGAGATTCGATGCGCCTTCCATTGCCCTGACCGAAGCCTATGCGGAAAAATTTCGTGCCGCACTGATCCGGCCGGAGGTCGCCGTCAGGGATTTTTTCGATATCGACTATGCGATGCAGATTGGCGCGATCGACATCGAACGTCAGCAGTTTATCGAATTGGTGAAGCGCAAGCTTGCTGTCCCGGGGAATCTCCCGGCGAATATCTCCAGCGAGAGAATGGATGGCCTGGTGGCGCAGATCGAGACGCGTCTTCGTCCTGTTCTCAGGGAGGAGGATTACCAGTCCTTTGATGTGCAGCGAGCAATCGATGCAGTCATGCAGGTCGCACGTGCTGTCGGATGAATGATTCTTCAGGGGTAACGAGGATGGCAAGATTCTCTCTTTTTCTCCACCCGAAAATCCCGTATTTTCCACAGAAGTCTGAACAGTTCAAACACGAGCGAAGTGTTCAGAATATTTTTCTGAACAGTGGCTGCGGCTTCGCTAAGTCATTGATTTTATTACGCTCCCGTAGCTCAGGTGGATAGAGCATCTGCCTTCTCCGTGGAACGAACAGTTTAACTCAACCCGCTCGTGAAACCGCGACATATCATGGAAAATATAACGAGGCCGACTCTTGGTAGAGTCGGCCTCGTGGTCGTGGGAATCGAGACACACGGATTGCGGATCCATGCGCTGTGGAAATGTGCTGTTATCGGACCAGCATCATCTTCCGGATATCGTGGAATTCCTCGCCGTCGGTACCGATCGCGTGTATGCGATAGGTGTAGACGCCGGAGGGGAGTTCCGAACTTACATCGCTGCTGTTCCAGACAACCGAGTGCGTCCCAGCAGGGACACTACGATCGATGAGCACATCGACTTCAACACCGAGGGCGTTGTAGACAGCCAGTCTGACACTGCAGTTAACCGGAATTGTGAACGAGATTGTCGTTGAAGGATTGAACGGATTCGGGTGATTCTGCTCAAGCGCGAAGTCTTCCGGTGCAGCATCACGCACCATCGCCTTGGGAGTCGGCGCGGCGTGATACCCTTCGAAGAAGCGTGCTTCGTCGAATCCGCTGTTGTACGCATCAAGAGCCGTTGTGATGTCACTGAGTGACGCGCCGTAGGTGTTCTGTCCTGCCAGAGCCATGTTCGCGAACGCGAGCAGGTCGGTCAGGTACAGGTCCGTCGCCGGAGCGAACACTGTCAACATCGCAGTGATCACGCTGGGCGGGATCAGGTACGATTGCGTGGTGAGCGGGACTTCGACATCGTTGCCGTCAAGACACACACCGTTGACGTAGTCGGACTCGAGAGTCCAAAGATACGGCGTGGTCGTGGGAGGCAGTTTGATGTCCGTCGTGAGATAGGGATCCAACCGCAGGTTCAGAGCGAAGGTGATCGTCTGCGCCAGCAGGCTGTTACGGAATCTTCCATTCTTGACCTGGCTGAAGTTGCCCGGAATGATGTTGCAATTCGTACCGAATGTATAGTCGGACGACGGCAGCACGGCCGAAGGCCCTCCGCCGGGCAGGTACTGGATGACGCAATTACCCTGTCCGATACCGAAGGTAATGGATCCAGAGTTGCCGGGAATTCCGATGACGAGTTCGCTTGTCAGCAACTGACTGAGGAGAGTAGGCGTTGTCGCACCGTTTCCGCAGTATTTTCCGCCCACGTTGCCGTAGAAGCCCTGCGTAAGCGTGGCAAACTGGCAGCGGGACTCGACGATGGTCTGTGAAACGATTACGGACTCGTTCATGCAGATATCCACGAGTTTCCATGAACGGATATGCCACTTCGTGCCATCCGGTTGCGGAACGATGTCGTGGACTATCGGGGTGGAGAGTACAGGATTGGGATCGCAATTGTCGTTGAAGTCGATGCCGAGGACCGGATTCCAGAACGGAATCGGATCGGTCGCACAGTCTACAACCATATTGCTTGGCGGAAGGTTGATCCATGTCGGTGCTTCCGTATCCTGAACGGTAATCGTCTGCACGTAGTTCGCGCTCACATTGCCGCAGCCGTCATCGAAGTTCCATGTGCGAACCTGGACGTAGCCGTTGGCGCAGTTTGCGTCCGGTGTTGTGACGTCGCTGACGATATTGATATAGGGACTCGCCATACAGTTGTCAGTCGCAGTCGGAACGAGTGCCAGCG is a window encoding:
- a CDS encoding nucleotidyl transferase AbiEii/AbiGii toxin family protein, producing MFKGGTCLAKVHAGFYRMSEDMDFLIPVEIDAKRSIKREMIAPVKDAFERQRTDNSCFDIVQPLEGANQSSQYLGAVGYSSAISNVVETVKLEISMREPLYEPIHHGAAHTLLRHPGTDAEAVKRFDAPSIALTEAYAEKFRAALIRPEVAVRDFFDIDYAMQIGAIDIERQQFIELVKRKLAVPGNLPANISSERMDGLVAQIETRLRPVLREEDYQSFDVQRAIDAVMQVARAVG